Below is a genomic region from Triticum dicoccoides isolate Atlit2015 ecotype Zavitan chromosome 5A, WEW_v2.0, whole genome shotgun sequence.
TAGACGGTGGACGAGCAACCAGGCCCAGAGCCACTGGACTTCTCATGTGCTGCCACTCTCGTCGTTGCCTTCTTGGTAAGCCAGAACTCTGCCGTTGCAGGTAAGAGCATCGATCTGTGGTGGATATGGTGAGATGCGGTTGATTGGAACATGATAAAGCGCTTGATAAGTATGTTTATTGCGCCGTGCCTGTTGTTTATTTATCATATTCACATAGCTAGATTCGGCGGATACTGCATGCACGATGATATATGATAGCAGTAAAAGGGATACCAAACTTGATTACGTGACATGCTTTCCTCCAAGCCGGAGAAAGGAACAACCCGGCCCTGGCTTGCTTCTGAAGCTTTCGCCGGGGAGAAAAGGGCTTGGGAGACATGAGGAGGCCGGACCTCGTGGTCCTTGTTGTTTCCATGTCCTAAAAATCAGCCTCTTTTCTTGTCTCCTGCGGTTAACCAAAGGAGAAAAGTTTTGCCCGCGTTGCATCTTGTAATTCTAACTCCGTCGTATGCTTGCTTGCTTGACCTGCGTGCGTCGGCACTGTGGCGCGCGGCAGGAAACCGATCGACGCGACCGGCTGGGCTGTGGCCGGTGGCGCTCCTACAGTGCGTGCATGTGTCTGGATTTTCTTGCCTGTTCCTGTGCGTCGGTCAGCGTTCTCCGTTGCCACGGGCTCCGTCCTGTGGCCGGCTGTTCCGCTTCCACGTGCACGTATGTGCACCTGGTCGGGTCACCAGTACGGCGATCGGAGCCCGGCCGCTCAGGTTCACCGCACGGACGGACGCTCGCTGTGGGCGGCCGGCCGTGCCCCTACCCCTACACCGCTACCACCCTCGGCCGGCCGGCCGGTGGGACGTCACGGGGGAGTTCACGTGGGTACGGTGCAGTCGGCGGCAAGCAACGACGACGAACAGCTGCAAGGCTTTGGAGTGACTCGACGACCACCACGACTCTGCAGGTCTCTGAACCAGATGGTGGCTACCAGTAGATACGTGCCCTGGCCGTGGTGCAAACAGAGGGTGGACACGCCTGTAACTCGTGCCCGTGCTCGGGTAGTTGGTGGGCGGAGCACACGCGCCCTTGCCCCCCGCATCACCTGTCCGAGTCGAGTTGAAGGCCGCCGCCCGGCGAACTGTGACGGGTACAGGGCGGCCATGCACGTCGGGCTCGCGGGTCTAATCGGCCGCTGTTGCTCACTGATTTCTCTGCTCTGCTGCTGTCGTCGCTTGCCAGTGGCAGAAACCAATGGATGCGTCTGCTGGTCCTGGTTGGTTGCCCTAACAATGCTGCTCGACGTGCTGGCTGGTGTTGGTGCTAGTCAGAGCAGAGGCCTGCCGTTGCGTGGTGTCCACGGGGCGTCGGTGAGCGCGCGCGCGGTGTCCGGGAACGAACGGGCGTGCCTTTCCACGTGCGGCGGCCCCCGTTGACATGTGCACGGCTTCGATCGGGGATTCGGGCAGGGCCGATCAGCCGTTCGGGAGAGCCTCCCTGTGCGTTAGACAGCAGAGTACAGCCTTGTTTGATGTCGCAAGGTTTTCTTGGCGTTCAGGCGATCCAGCTTAAAAAGGCGTTGGAGACGCTATGATAAAGTCAGATTTaggcaaaattttaaagagaaaagtatacttttcatcCCTTAATTCTTGGTgaagtctagatttggtccctcaacttcAAAACCGGACAACTTGCGCCCTTAACTACTGAAACCGGCCAAGATTCATCCCTGGTCACggttttgaccggttttggtgTTGTCCCAACCCGGTTTTGACCGTGCCGACTCAAATTCGCATACCTTTTCCAAGTCCGTTTAATGTTTTCAAATTCGGGTATTTTTTTCAAAtacgtgaactttttaaaaatttgtgtactTCTCCAAATCTGCGTACTTTTTCCAAGTTCACGTACTTTTTTTAAATCCACGTACTTCTTTAAAGTTCCTGTGGTTTTTCTAAAATTCATGTAATTTTTAAAAATTGACATACTTATTCCTATTCACGTATATTTTTTTGGGTTTGAAAATTTTATGTGAAATTGAAAACGTATGCGGATTTGAATATCTTCGCGAATTAGAAAAAAATGTGTGGATTTGAAAATTTATGTCAACTTGAAACAAGTATGTGAATTTCAAACAAAGTTCATGGATTGGAAAGGAACACGGATTTGAAAAAAATACACGAACTTTAAAAAGTATGCGGATTTGAAACAAGTACGcaaattttaaaaatagatggatttgaaaaaaaaaatacttGGATTCGATAAAATTACACGAAGTTGAAAAAATACACTGATTTGAGAAAATTACGCAAATTAAAAAAAACCATGGATTTGGAAAAGTACACAAATTTCAAAATagttcacagatttgaaaaaggtatgtttatttttgaaaaaattGCACGACCTTGAAAAACTATGTGGATTTGAAAAGAGTAtgtgaattttaaaaagttcacggATATGAAAAAATTACGCGAATTTTAGTCGGCACCGGTCAAAACCGGGGTCAGTCAGCACCAAAACCGGTCAAAATCGAGACCAGGGACAAACCTTGTCCGGTTTCGTTAGTTGggggtgcaagttgtccggttttggagttgagggaccaaatctagacttcaccaagagttgagggacgaaaagtatacttttctcaaTTTTAGAGTAGGATTGAATCATGCCAATCTTTGATTAAAGAGTCAAAACAGTGAGCCTGTCGCATAAGCCAAGAAGCTCCAGTGAAGGCATCTCCAACCGCAGACCCTCAAACCACCCGCAACCGTTCAGATTGCACGGGTCTGGAGGTGTGTTGCCACCCAACGCGTCCTGCATCGGTTCGCCAAGCAGTTCGTACATGCTTTTTCGGTCAAACCGGAGACAAAgttgggtgggggggggggcacctgCCCACATTCATATTGCTGTAGAGCGGACGCTCCCCATTGATGTTGGTCCAGAGCGGCCGCGACCTTTCACTGCCGGCCGAGAGAGCGctacccgctgcacgcccggctgaacacgcctccttgtcgCATTCAAACGGACGCTATTTGCCCACCTTCCTCCATTAAACCAGCGCGTGTGCCGAGAAAACTACTTCGGCCGCACATCGGTTCGCTAGCCGATCGATATTAAACACAACGCTGGTTGGCTCCGGGCCTCCACACGCTATTTAAACAATGCCAACCGCTGTGCAAACAATCACACCACACCTCCGCTCCCCATCTCCTCCTTGCACCATTCTCTCCGCACTCTCCATGGCATACGGCGAGCAGGAAAAGGAGTTCTCTGCATAAAAGCCGGCTGGTGGCCCGCCGAGTCTGCTAGAAACGAGTCAATCAACTCTGCTCCACCTCCCTCGCCGCTCCAGGCCGTTGTAGGCCAGCTTGTGGAGGAGGCCGCTCCAAGCCAACGCGTGATTCAGCAAACTCGCCGCTCCAAGCCACCTCGTTGTGGGGTGGCGAGTTGCTCCAGGCCGACACGCGGGGGAGCATGACAGCACAGGCATCGTGGCTGCCATGGATGAGGCCATGTCGTACCGCTTCTCCCGTGCCTGCGACCGCGTCATCCGCCGCCAACATTGGTGGAACCGCGCCCTGACGGCGTAGAAAGAAGCCGGCTTCACGGATATCGACAATGCGGCGGCCAACACGTCCACGTCTGCCACCATCAACGACAAAAattagaacatgggaggccgtctCCGCTTGGGTCCAACGAAGGCCACCGTCACGACATCGCCAGCGTGCACAGCTGGTGACTTGCCCACTCGCAGGGCATcattgccccccccccctaccCCCAAACCAGCCCTCATTCATACTTCACGGAAGCGAAGGGCACCATTCCCCTCCGGCAGACTCGTATTGTCCGGTGCCACTCCAATGAGCGGCACTGCCGAACAAGGGGGAGCGGtcatttgcgctgaagcatatacctctggggTCACGGTAGTCCGATAAGCGGGCTATCGGACATGAGAAAGACAAGGAAGATCCATCGCGGCTGGCCGTAGATTAGTTTAAGGTATCCATATCATGGGAATGGATGTCCGCGAGCAACGGCCGTAGACTAGTTTTACTTTAGTCCGGCACAGTTTTTAATTAAAATATGTCTGAAATGTAAATGTTCTTGTCTGGTTGGTATGAATATCATCCGGTTTGAATGAAGTTTGTCCGGTTTGTTTAAACAATGCATGAAATGTATGCGGGCAGCGTTGGATAGCTGGCTTTCGCATGCGTGTCCACGGATTGGTCTTCACCTTTTCGTGAACGAGTGCGGAAGTAAATTTACGGGTCAGCGTTGGAGATGTCCTGATACTTCTATTTTTTTTTTTTGCTCATCCGCCTTCAGGGTATTAAAGAAAAATGCCTACAATACTAACTGATCTTTGCATGGGTCACTCTCAGTCTTAGTGCTCACTTCGGACGCTCCGTTCCAGCACCTTCAGAAGAGTCGACCTCATCATCTCTTAGATCTTGCCCCCCAACTCCGCTAGACTCTCAGGCTAGACAAACCAAATACGTAGCAATCATGTGACCGGGTGAATAAAAGTTTTATACCACCTCTGTTCACcctttttataagaccttgaagacatttcagacaggaTGCAAAGTAGTTCATTTTTAGTTGTaacgacttataaaagtgaacggagggagtactagtaactaTTAAGACCTACACCCACTTATGTACATCATGCAATGGTAAGAATGAGGCCGGCTAAATGATCATACAACTAAGCTGCTTGACCGAGTCCTATGAAAGTATCAACCACAGAGAAGTACCTCTCTGTTTTTTGGTAACCCGTAGCTGATCACAACCACAGATGACCCCAGGTGAACAGTAAAAGGTGAAAAAACAAGCATGTCTTGTGAAAATCTCAGCAGAGTGACATTTCTTCCGTATCTCTAATACTATGTAAATATGCAGTTCTATCACATGGCTTGAAAGTTGAAACAGAAAAGTCTAGAATCAGTTATCGCTCACATGACACGAACTGCAAGGCTCCACAACAATCAAGTTGACATTACAGGGTACTTGGGGCTTGATGCGTCTTCTTATAGCCACGAGCGCTTTCTGGGCTTGTAGGACATCACGCGTGTCCATGGAGAAGCACCTGCCGCTTCTGCGTGAGGAACACCTAGAGTAACCATAGGTGGTGTCCAGCGTCAGGCACTGCATACGACAGGTTAGCTCAATCAAGCTTTCAGCAGAGTAAAAACTATAGATCGTCACATTCTTGAGGCTGCCATGGCGAAATTCTTGCTCCCGCGTCAAATGTGAAACATCACAATGAATCCTACCGCAGCCTCTGTTAACACAGTTCATAATCCTCGCTGACTGCAAGGACACAATATGTTAATGTCAACTACTTCTCACGAAATGACAATAGTTCTAGATGAACCGTCTGAAATAAAAATGGGCTCAACGACAAGATTAGCATGAGATGCGCCTTATTTATGTATGTTACTAAATACTCCACTTGTTCATAAATAAATTATGTTCTGAGCATCGTTACAATCTCAAATATGCATGTTTGACCGTTACTTTACATACAACTATTTTAATATAAAAAAATTGATATTGTGTGATCCCTGACAAATCTAATGGAACAACTGTAACCTGACCGGTCAAAATGGTTTACTATATCGAGGAGAGTTGACAAAGTTTGATTGCAAGCTTTCTAGGTGTCTTGTATTTATGAAAAGAGATACTGTTATTTTCTAAATTACTTAGAAGTGAAAATAGAAACCTATGATCAGCTAAAGACAATAGGCATGACAATCAGAGCTATTTAATAAACAGACTTTGTAAAGAAACAGTAATAATACTCAATTGTTAAATCAATGGCTATATAACAGGACTTACCCTCAAGACGAGAGTCTCCAAGGCAGGAGAAGCGTCAAGAAAAGCTAACAGAGACAAATAATCATATTCATCTACTGCCGAGACAGCGGGAAGAGAAATATTCAAGTACTTGAGGTGGTGGAATTTTCCGGGCACCATTGGTGTGCTCACCTGCTGAAGAAAGAGGTGCCGAGATTAGTATGTCCCCTGATATAACAACTCCTCGCAGAACCAAGGAATTTAAGTTTAGAGGAtccgctggagatgctcttattatGGAATACAAAACCAAGGAATTGACGGTCTAAAGTCTCAGATTATGCATACCTCGTGTGGCAACAACGATATGTTAAGGACTTCAACACCGGGTGTGATTGATGGAAGCTTGCCGAGAGCATAACTTGGGGATGCAGGTGATATTCGGAGCTGCTTCACTTGAGATGAACCGTCTCCCAGTGAGACTGAGAAATCCACTTGGTCGCCAAGTCCAAGGTCGACACTAGAGATATCTGGGGCATTGCTCTCAATTGCATGTAGCATCTCACACTCAAACACCTCCACGGACCTGAGGTGCCGCAGCAGGCAAGGTATCTTCAAGCAGATGATCTCACCACAACAAGAGAGTAGCAGATGCCTCAAAGCCAAAGAATTAGAAAGGAAGTACCCCAACTCATCGTCGCCGATGCGCACGGACCGCAGGTGCAATCTCGTCAGGCAACCAAGTCCGGCGGTGGGATGGAAACTAGAATTGGTGAGTTTAAGATACCGAATCGACCGCCCGCTCTCGCCTGATAAAAGCGAGCACGGGAAGTTGTAGTCTGTTTTGCAGTGCCGGAATGAGGGCAGCATCACGGTGAGTTCTTGGATACCGGGTGCAATGGCAGTCTTGAGGAACCTGTCGACGTAAGAGGTGTCGAGTCTGTTCCAGTTCCAGGGGAGGTGAAGCTCAAGCGTCTTCACTCCGATGCCTGAATGATTTCCAAAGATATGGTCAATTCTGCTTAGAAGATCCATTGCTCCTTCGTCCACCGTGGCTGCTTTTCCAATCAAACCGAGTTGTTTCATACCGAAGGTGAGATTGGGATAGTGTCTCCAGGAACGTCGAAATGACCGAGACACGCACGCAGCAAGTGCGGCGTCTCGCAGCGGCATTAGGGCATGTATATGATGCACGACATCCTGCAGGCAGAAGCAAGGGAGGAGAAATCAGCATTGGCATTGTAAAATCAGAATGATGGCATCAATAATCAGTAATGGGGCaaaaagaaaaaacgatccatATGTAGTGGCACTATAATCTTATGTTAAGAAAGTGGACTAGAACATGACTGTGGTCAGTAGCTGGTTAGAGATGGTTCATGTTTACTTCTACAGTAGGACGATGGCATCACTGGGCTAATAGTGCAACATTCTTCTGAAACACAAACTTGGTGTGGTTAACCAACTGAAATAAACATGTACTGTAGCAAGCTTGACATCCGTCTGGATATTTGGCACCCCACTAACTAGGTCTAATTAAGACGAGAAACAATGTTGCAATTCCTTTGACCAAACAGAACTGGAATAGTCTCGGAGCATAATGTACAGTCAAAGCAAACAAtttctccctccgtccggaatgatAAGACGTTCTAACTTTTCTCTGAATCGGATGTGTATATAGGcgcattttagtgtgtttgtttgcTTGTTTCAGTCTATATTTTGTCTATTTTGAAACATCCAAAACATCTTACAGTGGCGAACGAAGGTAGTACGTACCTCAGAAAGGCTGTTCCATGATGAGTTGATTCCGTTGTGAGAGTTTGAACCagtgccgtcgtcgtcgtcgtaatCGTCGTCATATTGTTGGTAGGGTGGGCACTTCCGTTTAACTGCCGAGGAGCCCGAGTCGCCTGAAATACAGTGACCCTGAGGGGTTATAATTGGGAACATACGAGAGTAACAACATCAAGATTACGGCACCCCGCCGTGGCGTCACCGAGATCCAGAGGTTTTAGCTCTTGGGCAAGGGCATCaacagtttttttcttttttttttggcgaAAGAACAGTTTTTAGAATCGCTAGGTCGCAGGGTCAAATCCACACCCACGATTGTAGGAGTTGGAAACCCTCCAAATTCTACAATACCTACATCTACATAACTCGAGGATCAACTGATAACAAATTAAGAGGCCGAGGCAAGGAAGAGCTAGCTTACCGCGGGATTGGGTGGACTCCACCATGCCCGGCGCGATCAAGGGCgaccaccggagaggaggaggggaggagatCGCGGCGAGGAGCCGCACGCTTTGGCTGCCCGCGGTTCCCTCGTCAAAACCAAACTGAAAGGCGCTCGTACCCCCGTCAATGCgatccactttatattatttttttgaaacggaggcaaaaaatttgcctcatcgattaattaagaagaagagaatgggCGAAAACCGATACATATAGATCACATGCGGACTACTCGCTAACAAAGAAACTCCATGACCTCACGGTCAACCCGACAAATATGCATAACACGCAACAACCACAAACCCTGGCACTTCTATGTCGCAAAGAAACCCTCAACAAAACCAATGTTGAATACATCAGACGCCAAGAAATCCACGGAGACGAGCCACTCGGAGATGGAGGACGAATAGACTGAATATTCTCCATTAAGCAGCCGCAGACGCCTTATCAATGGCGCCACTCTTCTTGCCTATGCTCCCGAGAGCCTTCTTCACCTTCTTTATTTTGCCTATAGAAACCTCATCCACGAGGAGGCAAGCAATCACATTGCGAGACCCAGGACAAGTTGCCTCCAAAGAGTCGAGCAAACGATCAAGTTTTTTCACGAAGACCACCTCATCAATGCATGCGAACATAGCGTCACGGTCAAAGATGGGCGACCGAATGGGCTTCGGCGCCTCAGAAGTAGCTGCCAAAGCGTGAGAGTGGATTTTCTACCATGCACGACATGCATCCATCTCCTCTTTTATTGCTGTGTGGGCCCACTAATATCATCAGTGTTTTGTCTACTCACTCAGTTTCATTCAAATAAATAGACATCTCATGTATGTTTGATTTACGTTCTGTTTGCACAATTCTATTTTTCCTTACAAGATTCTTAAAACAAGACTAATATTGAATATATTTTTAGAAATTAACTTTTAAACAACTAAATAACCATGCTCAAacttgtttcataaatttttaattacatgtgaaaaaataaaaaatgtttcATTCTATTTCTTAAAAATATATTACTGTTTCACTATGGCTCGTCATGTTTCGTATCATAATTTTACGTTGTGTACCAATGTGTATCAAACTGATTCTTATTAATTTAACACTGTTTACCATGTTTCAGAGCTTCAATTTTAAAATTGTTGAAATATATTAAAAATTGGTCTTATATTAAAGTTCTCGTTGTCATAAACACAAATATGCAAACGGGTCATAAATTGTACTTTGGTTTAAAAGATAAAATAGATTTTAACTTGGCAATAAAATGCAAAAGCATGGGATGGTGGAGTCTAACCAGAACAGTGTGCTTTCATGTGGTCAGAGAAAGACGTAACCAACTACCAGCCGTATCAAACAATCAATGCATTGCATGTCATCAGATCTCCAAATTAAATCAACGGCTCTCACATGCATGGGACATCCCGTGCATGGAAGAATTGTTTTTTCTCGCCAAAGCGTCGACTTTATATTATGTTACCTATGTATATGCGTGGCGTTGTAGTACCGTACAAGCAGCTTTGTGTTACACATGTAGCAATgtgtgattggatggttaggaggCAGTATCCCCCAGCCTATTAAGGTTCAAATCAGTCTCTCGGAGATGCACATAGGAGTAGGTTGTGCGTGTGTGTATTCATAGGAATAAGTGTATGCATGTATATATGAACGCTTGAGTCTGTATCGTGTTAAAAAAATATCTTAGAATTTTTTAAATGGAAGAAAGAGTTATTTTCATCCGTGTGTTTGAGCAATACGTCTATCACTCTTACTACTCCtttcatttttgtatacaaggccattatcaaaattacaatttgcagctatacaaggccactaacaccaaTCAAAATAAAATTAATGATGTTTTCCTCGTACTAGCAACCGAGGACAttaatgtctcatgcatgcatgcggGGGTGAGAAGATTGGTTTGAATGCACCGCATTACAATCAACCAACGAGGAGTGAGAGAGTTGgaggtcctggtgctcgcatttattcttggatttatttcaagatttccggcgatgcgtattcagtggaaggagacgttcccCTCGACAACGAGGTGTCTatgatgacttcgtaaatttcaagatgatacaccgactcagtctttcgaaggtgctcatagggataaggtgtgcgtgtgtgcgttcataggggtaagTATATGCCTGTGTATATgaacgcttgcgtctgtactgtgttccaAAAAAAAACAAGGAGTGAGATAGTTATCTTGTTGTGCGTTAAAGAGACAAATACACATTAATTAATGGGAAACTCTTACCATCACTCGGCGGATCGTGGCGTTCACGTCCGCCGCCTCCCCTGCCTCATACGTGTCTCAGTGAGATTCCATACACTATCCTCTGTCGAACGCGCTTCTACAATAGAAACTATGTTTTCGAAACATATATAGCGTTGCGATGATCTATGACAAATCTATGTTTTGTGATAAAATATCTCTTATGAATTTTTTTCTGCAACAAGACATCGGTTGAAATTTTTTTGCAACAAACACTCAGTTGCAAAAAAATGCAACAAAACAATTGTTGCAGAAAAATTCTGCAACAAGACCTATGTTGTAGAAATAATCCTACGGCGGCAttgatcctcaaaaaaaaaaaatcatgcAATAAGACCTGTGTTGCAGAAGTAATCTTGCAAGAAGGCCTGGGTTGCAATAATGAAGGCACGTCCGAGCGCTCGATGCGGCACATATCACAGATTTGATGCCTAGCACGCCTCTTAATTAATATGTCAAGCGAGGAGAAAGAACTAGTTTGCAACATTGACTTAAGTGGCCATTAGTTTCTACCTTGATACATGTAATAGTGGGAACAACTACAATAGAAAACAGGATTCtggtagaaaaatagaaaaaagcgTCCTGGAGCGTCGGATCGAACATGGACGGCCCATATTCTACGGGAAGATCTGTGCGCTGTTCTTTGCAAAATAGCCCCTCATTTTTAGTTATTTTGCTTTCTATCTCCTCGCCTTTTCTGGAGCGGTCATCCCCTTCTACTTCCTTCCAATGCGAGCAGCGGCGGCTGAGGCTCAAGAAATCAATCCCCAACCCTAGTGGCCCTAATGGCGAGCCCGTCCCCATATAGCTTGCGAACGACGACGGCGGTGTAGATCTTGGCCACTGGAGGCACTGGTCCATCTCCGCCCCTATGAATCCTGGACATCTCGTCGCCGGCGGCCGGTCTGCCCGGGCGAACCTCTCTTCTGCTGCGCCGCGACGCTGCCCGAGAAAATCCCCAGGTATCGTTCTCCGGCGTCTAGAGGACAACCTTGATCTACCATTTGTCTTACCCTGTCCAGCCATTCTCCACAGGTGGCTCCTCGATCTACCATTTGTTGCCCCATCTAACCTCCAACATCTGCTTACGGCAGAGAAGAAACATAGTGTCCCTCGAGTCTTCAGGAATGCAGGTTTACCATGCTCCATATTGGTTCTGTCAATTTAGATGAAATTAGGAAAATAGTACAAGCAGCTATATGACCCTTTTTCTTGTTACATCGTATAGGAATCTTGATCTTTGGTGCTCACCTTATTAAACATGATCCATTATATGAAATTGTAGAAAACTTTAATTCTGACCAATTCTAGTTGCTGCAATAAGAAAATCACACTTGATTATTTCCATGACCGCTGGAGACCCCTCGCACATGTGATGGAATGTAGATGAAAAAAAATAAAGAACTAATAGACTGGAGTACCCTTTTTGGGAATAAAAGATCATTCAGTGGGTAAGTATCTTCAAGTTGGATCTATGGGTATTTTTTCTTATTCCCAGTCAGCTTGCTAGATTTTGCTTACACTAGATTTTCAAGCAATTCGGTATGGTGAAACTTTGTTAACTTGCTGTAACTGTACATGAGAATGGAATAATCTCATCTACCTGTTTAAGTACTTGAAAAGTCAAGTGCTTGTCAGTACAAGACTGAAATTTATTACACACTTGCAGTATTTAGCACTTCACTGGTTTTTGAAAAGTTTAGTGTCTATTTGTTCACTAATGGCACCAAAACAACTAATCATGACAAATTTGTGAATAAAAATGCTGCTGCATATTCTTTCTACTATCACCTGTAGCCAAGGATAGTACAATGATTGTATCGCAGCCTCACTCCTCGCTGCCACGCTCGTCAACTCGGTTTCGGTTTGTGGCTAGCCCTGACCTGCTGTAGCTTAACTAGCAGCAGAGCACCTGGCCTGTGTAGCAGCCATTCAAATATTCTGCTATCACTTGCTGCGTGCCTGCTCCAGCAACAGAACAGAAGCAAGTACATATCCTCTTTATTCCTCAACATCTATATATAGCTCAGATCATTCAATGTATTGTTGTTGTTGTACAAAAGTCAAAACAAATATGTTGTCGATCCATTACTTGTGGAATTTGATGACTAGGCTTTATTTTAAGCAGAGGCAAGAGTTTTTCGTCAGTCAATTTGATGACAGCAAGGAAATCAAAAAGAGGACAAGGATTCTTTCTGCCAAATTAACCACCACGTGCATAGCATAGCTAGCTAATGACCCAAAGGAAAGCCTGCTAAGCAGCGAGGCCATGAGCACCACTACGTGCATAGCTAACCTCTACCTAATGGGCCATTAGCAAAAAAGCGAGCCATTTAACTAGCTAACAAACATCAACCATTGGAAGATTAGCAGCAACCGGTGCGAGGATATTAGCAGGTGAgtgagcagagggagagggaggtgcagcACAAAGAAGATGAAATACATTTGAGCCTTTTAATTATAGTTTAATGCAAGGAACGAAAAGAGGCAACAACTAATTAGACAAATGTAAACCAAATTACTATTGGTAATCATAGTCAAAATTTATCACCATAGAAAATATTAATACCCTGTGATGCTATGAAGCATGGTTCGTGTCAGAAACAGAACATGGAATCTGGTAAAGAAATGGCCAAATGTACAAGTTGTTTTGAATATTTGTGCAACTAATTATATTACACAATTTTA
It encodes:
- the LOC119301922 gene encoding uncharacterized protein LOC119301922 isoform X3 gives rise to the protein MNPGHLVAGGRSARANLSSAAPRRCPRKSPGGSSIYHLLPHLTSNICLRQRRNIVSLESSGMQDLVMEEISSATSPLGEPMVPMIANCAPTLSETVNISRVKRYPRCGNSLHG
- the LOC119301922 gene encoding uncharacterized protein LOC119301922 isoform X4, yielding MNPGHLVAGGRSARANLSSAAPRRCPRKSPGGSSIYHLLPHLTSNICLRQRRNIVSLESSGMQDLVMEEISSATSPLGEPMVPMIANCAPTLSVNISRVKRYPRCGNSLHG